The Micropterus dolomieu isolate WLL.071019.BEF.003 ecotype Adirondacks unplaced genomic scaffold, ASM2129224v1 scaffold_123, whole genome shotgun sequence genomic sequence tataggcagggtgagttcagtcaTTGAAGCAAATAAAACCCCGGGCtattaactgaagttttacagtataatAAAAACAGCGAGTCATCAAAGTTATAATGAGTTCTTCACAGCTCTTTCATTCCAACCTGATCAGTAGGCTCCCCTTTAAACAGGAAGGCTGTGGGCTTATAACCACACAGGAAGCCAAATTAATTAATCTGACAGTGTCCTGCTTCTGGCTGAGTAAAGCATCATTAGGATGGACAGCGGCGCTGCTGAAAGGCAACACTCATATTTTTATGAATGGTAACAACTACTCAAACTGCTGGAACACAAGGATTTTAAAGGTTGGATATGATTTATAGGTTATGCAGTTTATTCATAGCACTGAAAGGATACGGTGTGTAAGAATAACAGACAGCAAGAGTCTATTTGTTAGTGTTTAATATGTTAGAATCATTTTGCTTCATCCTACAGTTCCAACACTGATTACTCATTTTCACTATAGTGCACTTGACCCTTAACATAATTTGACAATGTTTATCTATTTGTATTAGCTTCAGCCGATGCGTTACCAGATACTGAGAGGTGATAAATAACAGCACACTTCCAGTAATTATCATATAAAAACTCAACCAAGACACAAagcaagaaataaatacagacattgttcaaaacattcacatttacagTATCTTCTTGGAATAGTTGCACACAAAACATGAAGCAGTACAAAACCTGCAACTTCactgcttttttccttttaacagTAAATCAATCTGCCCTCTGGGCAGGTCAGGTTAAATTAATTGAGATGACTGGTGGGGTGGGCGGCTTAAAGCCTTAGAGGAAGGCTCTTGTAGTCGACACACTTCAACTACTAACTCCTTAGAAATCATAATAACCAGTGTCAGACTGCACAAACCTAcaaaacagatttgttttaaaaagccaACATCTGACTGCTCAGCAAGAAGGCTGGAGACTGAAATTGAACAGAAGCACTCTCACAAAAACTTTCAGAACCTCACCCCAGCACAATAAAATCATTTCCTCCGAGCAAACAATCAAATGCAGCTGGTGcacatataaaatacatttacgcTAACTACGgtaatttatattattttcagaATTATCATTATATTAGATTTGTGTAAttcacagacaaaacaaacaaagaagcaGAGCATCCAGTCAGGCACAACAAATACCCTGAAGTGAAATAATAGACAGCACACACATGGGGTGGAATAACTTACAATGAATGATTAAAGTGATTAATAACCCAGATCTACTGTATCTCTATCAAGGGGAACATTCAATCATGTAACAAAGCTTTACACCAGATAGGAGGTTTCTAACTACTACAGACTCTTCTTGGATCTGTAACTGGGACGTGTTCACCACAAAACTTAACATTATGCAACTATCAAATTTAGCAACTCATAAATGTTTACTCATTGTTTCGTTTAACTGAAAGGTTGGAGTTGTATTGGAAATTAAGCACATTTAGTGACAACAGATGGAATGCTGTAAACGGCCCACATTACACTGTTAGATCCCGTATCTGTAGTCTGAAACTTCCTCAAGATCTGTTCCTTATGGTCATTGAAGAGATTGAAATTGTTTGTGGTTGCtgacattttgcagagaaactcCATTAGCGGcatgtttgtttaatgaacGAGAGGCCATGCATTATGGTATATCTACTGTAGAGTAACTGCAGCATGCTTGAGAGTGAAAGTTGCAGCATTTATGCCCATAAGCACGCCAAGAGGTGCATTCAACAAGtggcagtttgtgtttttgaccACATAAGGACAGTAGGTTAATAGATAATTAGCATTTGACTAACAATTGATGTATATAGTAGCTACACttctgtgtgtactgtaaagCTTGTTGTATGCTCTAAACTGAAAATGAAGACATTCACTGTGGGAGTTCCTCCATTGGAGTGTCCATCTCTGTGGCTGGTTGATATGTTCGGGGTCTGCTCTGTTCATCAGTCTATCTCTTGGGTCTGTCAATGTCATCGATGGCTGCCAGGAGTTTCTGACGAGCCTTCTTGTTTATGTGTGAGCCCAGGCAAACGTTCACCAAGTTGGCCAGCTGCTTCATGGAGTACTcctacacaaaaaacacaaagagtaaGTCAGCAAAACAGACGTGCTGCTGTTCGCATTTTGGAGCGGAACAACCACTTAGATGAAACTTTATACGTAGGGTTGCTAAAAAACTAAAGCTAAAATCCTCGATCAGCCAGCCCGCTTCACTCTCACCCTGTGATTCTTGATAAACTGCTCCATGTCATTCTCCGTCAGGTAGTAGGCCTTGATGTAGGTCTCAACAAACTCTTTATCAGGGATGGGTCGCAGGTCGGTCAGCTTCTCCAGCTTCATGAGGAACTGCTGGAAATCCAGCTGCATCAGGGCTCGGCCCTCATTGCTACATTTCTTAACATTAGCATAGCTGCAGTAGATAGaggacaaaacagcagaaagGGAAGAGAGGAATGTTCAGGTACAAGTCAATTCTGTGTTATCTTACTTTTGATTCATGAAAGTCATCACAGGTGTTGATCATGATCAAGCCATGTATCTAAGCCTATTGctatgtttttaaattatttcattttagctCTCAACTGTACACTAACTGGCCACTTTCTAAAGTACACCTTGGGATTGGACCCCCTTTTggcttcagaactgccttaattttttgtggcatactttcaacaaggtgttggaaacattactcagagactttggtccatattgaaatgatagcatcacacagttgctaCAGATTTGTCGGTTGTACATACATGATGTGTATCTCCAGTTCCAcaacatcccaaaggtgctctctATTGGATGCACAGGCCACtgtagtacagtgaactcattgtcatgttcaagaaaccagtttgagatgatttgagctttgtgagtTATCCTGCTGGCAGTaaccatcagaagatgggtacactgtggtcataaagggatggacatggtcagcaacaaaactcaggtaggctgtcgcgtGTAAACAATGCTCAATTGGTAATCCctcacaccattacaccaccagccTGAATCCTTAATAcaagtctgcccattctcctctgacatcaacaaggcatatTTGTcaacacaactgccgctcactggatattttctctttttcggatcATTCTCTATAAActctagagatggttgtgtgtgaaaatcccagatCAATcctagatcagcagtttctgaaattctcagaccagcccgtctggcaccaacaaccacacCACGTACTATATACATCACTTTAATCCCCTTTCTTTCTCATTCTTATGCTCgatttgaacttcagcaagttgtcttggccacatctacatgcctaaatgcattgagttgctgccatgagattggctgattagctttttgtgttaacaagcaattgaacaggtgtacctaatgaaGAGGCCGGTGAGTGTATTTCACTGTGAATGTGTTATGCATTAGATTTGTCTAGAAGATGTGTTTCAGCTTGTCATATGCCAATTTTTAATCAATGTCATAATGGCAATACCATCACTACTGCAGCAGCAAAGTAATCAAAGAAATGTGTGGTGACTTAAGTCACCAGATGAAGGAAGACACTGAGAATCCACtagagtttttaaaaacaattgtaaatactttttttatttttattttttttaaaggtaacGAAAATAGGAGAGAAGTACTTAATATTTCAATACTATTTGTATGAATAATAACTACAATAATTAAATGTACATGTCACACATTTCATTCAGGTCTGTAGCATagacaaagtaaaatacattcactttttgtgtttatattcaATTATGCttcaattttattattaaatattattaaaatttataCTTTGCTTCATACGATATTTTTTGTCGGATTGAATCTGTGTGTTTAGGTTTGGTTTTCTACTTTTAccttttgtaaatatttggGGAGCATGTTGTGTGCGTATACAGAATCAACTCAAATTCAAATAAAAGGTTAAAAAGAAGGACATatatgagtctgtgtgtgtgtgcttgtgtcttACATTAAACATTAGGTCAGCTCGGTCAACACAGctgtcagtaaatgtgtgtgtgggccaGAGTACTGatgtatttcagtgtgtgtgtgtgtgtatgagcgtGTGACAACTACAGTACATTAACACACCACACAGCCAGGTCTGCTCTGTCTCACACTTcagcttttctctcttctctttccatTTTCTACCtcaccctctctccctctttcatcgcctctctctttcatcctctctctctttttgcttGTCAGGCCTACCAGAGTTTGGTGCTGAGTGTCTGAGCTCCTCAGAATGCTAACAGAGCAATTTCTGTGAGTCTCTAAGGGGAGACGAACGCTGGACAGAGAAATTGAATAACAGGCTGAGCGCGTCGgagtacaaacaaacaaatatgacCACTCGCCTTGTGCCAGAGGGGTGGggagatatgtgtgtgtttatgtgtgtgtggagggagtGTACTAGGAGAACTAAGCAGACGGCAGaagactgcagcagcagcttaaATTTGCAGAGCATCACAGTTGTAATGGGCCATTTGTTCATTGGAAAGTTCAAAAGTTCTCTTACGCAATGGGAAGAAAAGTGCTCAATTAATGTGTTGGGGGGTAAACATGTTCCCTTTTCCCGTTTCTCAATGTTCTCTCTCCCCCTTAAAACACTTCGCAAACACTAAACCACTTAACAAGCATCTGTTTTGAACCTAAATAATTTGCTGCGccaactaataataataataataataataataatctttatttgtaaagcacttttcaaaaacaagttacaaagtgctttaacaagtgtaaagacaataa encodes the following:
- the LOC123967192 gene encoding syndetin-like, producing MQLDFQQFLMKLEKLTDLRPIPDKEFVETYIKAYYLTENDMEQFIKNHREYSMKQLANLVNVCLGSHINKKARQKLLAAIDDIDRPKR